The Vigna unguiculata cultivar IT97K-499-35 chromosome 6, ASM411807v1, whole genome shotgun sequence genome contains a region encoding:
- the LOC114188275 gene encoding uncharacterized protein LOC114188275 encodes MSSSDKPHVVERGAKDDEKKEEDGKGGFLDTVKDFISDIGEKIEEAIGFGKPTADVTGIHIPSINLQKVDLVVDVLIKNPNPVPIPLIDINYLIESDGRKLVSGLIPDSGTIHAHGEETVKIPLTLIYDDIKKTYADIKPGSIIPYKVKVDLIVDVPVLGRLTLPLEKNGEIPIPYKPDVDLDRIQFETFSFEETVAILHLKLDNKNDFDLGLNALDYEVWLGDVSIGGAELSKSAKLVKTGITDIDVPITFRPKDFGSALWDMIRGRGTGYSIKGHIDVDTPFGAMKLPITKEGGTTQLKKKKEDGGDDDEE; translated from the exons ATGTCTTCATCTGATAAGCCACATGTGGTGGAAAGGGGTGCTAAGGATGATGAAAAGAAGGAAGAGGATGGGAAGGGTGGATTTCTTGATACAGTGAAGGATTTCATTTCAGACATTGGTGAAAAGATTGAGGAAGCAATTGGATTTGGGAAGCCAACTGCAGATGTTACAGGGATACACATTCCATCAATCAATCTTCAGAAGGTAGACCTTGTTGTTGATGTTCTCATAAAGAACCCAAATCCGGTGCCAATACCCCTAATTGACATAAACTACTTGATTGAGAGTGATGGGAGGAAACTAGTTTCAGGATTGATACCAGATTCAGGTACAATTCATGCACACGGAGAGGAGACAGTCAAGATTCCGCTTACTTTGATTTATGATGACATAAAGAAAACCTATGCTGATATTAAACCAGGAAGCATCATTCCTTACAAGGTAAAGGTTGACCTCATTGTTGATGTTCCTGTGCTTGGAAGGCTCACTCTACCCTTGGAGAAAAATGGAGAAATCCCCATTCCATACAAGCCTGATGTTGATCTTGATCGAATTCAGTTTGAGACGTTTTCTTTTGAAGAGACAGTTGCTATTCTTCATTTGAAGTTGGACAACAAGAATGACTTTGACCTGGGCCTAAATGCACTTGATTATGAGGTCTGGCTTGGTGATGTTAGCATTGGAGGAGCCGAACTTTCCAAATCTGCAAAGCTTGTCAAAACCGGGATTACTGACATTGATGTTCCTATTACCTTCAGGCCTAAGGATTTTGGCTCTGCACTTTGGGACATGATCAGAGGACGGGGGACAGGCTACTCCATTAAAGGACATATTGATGTTGACACTCCCTTCGGAGCAATGAAATTACCCATCACCAAAGAAGGAGGTACTACCCAGctcaagaagaagaaggaagatgGGGGAGATGATGATGAG GAATGA